CAGGGTCAGGCTAGGAGTGAAATGGGGGTGTGGTCAGTGGCCTGGCTGGGCGTGGGATCAGCAAGAACCAGTTTCCTCTTTgggttttgtttcctcttttctgtttggggagtgggggaaggggatATACAACTGGACTAAGAAATTAAGGAGGCTTAGAATCAGGGTATAGCAAGCATCCGGAGTACTTAGTAGTTGGgttgggttgggggtggggaattCGGCAGATGACCAGGAGGTATGCAGGTAGATGAGTGGGTGAAAATGGTGGGAAAGTGCTTTAAGATGATGGGAAAGCTCAGACTAGGGCGAGGGGAAATTAAGGTAGGATGTGTGGATTGAGGGGTGGGAAGGAAAGCAAAACTGAGGCTGGGAACAGATGGTAAGATGAACAACATGGGAGTTAAAGACAAGGGAAGTATTTTGTAAGGGGGTATGTGGGAAGGGTGTGAGATacagggccagggaggagggctggggaggagggcttAACATCTGCAGACTGAGGGGAATGGGAGGCGGTGGGGCTTAACTCTCGGAGGATTCAGtccgctccctccctcctggcaaCAGTGTTTCCTTGGTCAGCTTCCCCCTTAGACATCAGTCCCCTTTCCGCTAGGCAGTCCCGCACGTCTGACTAGGCCTTGTACATCTCCTAGGTCCCTGTCCCTTTGCCACCTCCTATTTTATAAACAACATAGTCCAGGAACTGCTGCCCCTCAACTGTGATGGCCACACAACCACCTTAGGTTTAGAGAGTAGAATAAAGACACTGGAATCCCAGATGCCTGCAATTCTAGCTGAAGCCCAGAACCCTAGCCTGAAATTAGTTTGTCATTTCTCTGGGCCAAAAAAGCCTCTGCGACTACATAGGAATGAGACTTCCCCTCAAAACAAGGGCCTAATCTTAAATTTTACCTGCCGGAGATCAACTACCCTGACCTCAACCACAACCCCTAAAACTGCCCCTAATTCCTAACATTAACCCCAGCCCTAAACTGTTTCCTGTTTCCTGTACTGGCTTTGACATTCATCCCTTTCCTAGTTGATGCCTGTATCCAATGCCTGATTCCTAATATTGATCTCATTTTTACCTTTAGTACCAAAGCTTCTGATCTTAACCCTAAATGTTGACCCCTAAGTCTAAGGCTTACTTGTcactggattcctgacccacccCTTCACGGTTTTTCCGTAATGCTGACTATGCCAACGTTCTCGTATCCCTAAAACTGAATTTCTAACCTAATTCCTGTTGTTGACCCCTAACCTGACACTGAACTGTAACTTTGACTTATCTTGGTCatcctaaaaaacaaaatgatgaccTTAACCTAAACTTCAGCTACATAAAAGGGACCTGACTCACACCAATGGCACTAAATTTTAACCCCGGCTTTATACCTCCTAAGGCTAACCTTGATTCCTAAACCCAGCTCCACTTGATCCCAAACCCACCCAAAGCCTTCCTACCCACACACCCGCTATCAGCTAACCTCAAAGCCGATCCCCGCCCTCCGCCTCACTGCCATCCCACTCCTCACCCTCCCCAAAATCCATCCCAGAACGAGGACTGCTCCCAGGAGGGGCCTGGCTACCGCAAAACGGCATACTTAACTCCGAGCCCAAGCCGAGACACAGCGGCCGCTGACCTCTCCAGCAGGACCCGCACCGGGGGACGCAAGGGAGtcggccccgcccgcccgcctcccGGCCCGGCCTCGCGGCCCCACCCTGAGGCTCCGGCTCGGTCCAGTCCGGCCTACCTGCGCTGCCCGGCTCTGTgccccgcccgccggcccgcTACTCGCTCGTCCTCCCGGTGGCTCTCGGGCTCCGGCCTCGCCCTCCCTTCGAGACTCTCTCGGCCACTTCCGTCCCCGGAACGTCCCCCACCCGCGGGCGGCGCCCTGGCCCCGCGCTCTATGGTTGCGGGGACTGCAGGAAGCTGCTCTGGCCCCAGCTCTCGATGCTCGGGAACCCTCCGAAGAGCCGCAGTCCCTCCCCGGCAGGAAGCAAGGGTGCGGCGCAACCCGGAGAAGACGCCCCAGTTCCCTTTTACTCTCGAACCCTTCCTTTCTCTAGCTTGGGGTGAAGGCGGAGCCGGGTCCCAGAATGCCCGCCCTCAGGCTGTGAGCAGGCAGCGGGGCGTCCCCTCGATTTGCATAGCTCCCGAGACGTGGCGCGGCCCCGCGGTCACTTCCGCGTTAGGGGAACTCCATGTCCCGGAATGCCTTGGGAGCAGGGGTGTCACTTCCGTTGTGTTGGAAGCTGTGGAGCCTTGAGTCCAGGAGGCGGGTCTGCTTTGAGAGCGTCGGCTAGCAGCTCGGGGGACAATCCCCGCTGGAGAAGGACTGACGATAGGTGGATGTCTTGCATGGGGTTCGCGTTTGGGGCCAGGTGGAGGGGCGAACCCCTGTGTTTCTGCCCAGTCTTTTCGTAGATGTGCAATATGGAGGTGCCGTCGGACCCTGGTAACCAGGACCTGCTGGACTTCCTGCTGGAGGAAAGCGGTGATTTGGGGGCAGCGCTCGACGAGGCCCTGGAGGCTTCGCTAGACTGGGAGCTGCCTCCTTCTGAGGTGGGTAGGGTCTCCGAGTGGGGGAGGAGCGGGGCGGGGGGCGTCCCTGAGGCAGCGGGTGGTGATAGGTCAAGGCCTGTTAATTTGAACCCTGTGCAGGTACTTAGCGATTGGGAGGGCGAGGATTTCCTGAGCTCTCTGCTGAGTTCCCCAGAGTCATTGAACGTTCTCAGCTCCTCTAACCCCTGTCCGGTCCACCATGATCACACCTACTCTGTACCACATGAGCATATCTCCATAGATCTAGATGAGTTTGAAGTAAGGAGAGTATTGGGGCAGGAGAGGACTCATGGGCCTGGCTATTCATACTTTCCCTTTTGCAGACAACAGGAGCTATGGAAAAGAGGGGGCCCAGATGACTGCACTGCACGTGGAGGAGCCAGCGGAACAGGTACTTGACTTGATTTACAGAGGATTATTCATTCTTACATTGCATGGGAGGAGGCAGGATTCCCCATTCCTCTCTGATACTCACTTACAACTCTGCAGCCCATCTCCCAGGAACCCCAAGAGATTGCTAGGCTGATACTGACAGATGAGGAGAAGCGACTTTTGGAGAAGGAGGGGCTTACTCTGCCTGGGACGCTCCCTCTCAGTAAGGTATGGCTACTATTGGTGGAGCAAGGCTGGAAAGGTGGGTGAGCCCCAAGCAGGCCAGTTCTGCTAATTTTAAAAGGACTGAGGTGAGAAATTTAGCAAATTCCTTGCTAACAGGGAGCTAGTGCATGTAGTTAATATGCTGGATGCAAGAGCGGATCCTGGTTTTGTGGGGCTTGTACGAATTCTGGTGTTctctttgagaaaaaagaattcaaaattatcAGTGCAATATTAGTATAGGGAATTGGAAAGGACTGTGCAAGTGAGGAGCCCTGACACATTTCACTGGTTTCATGGTAATCCACCTCTTGTTGAACGGTAGAATTAAGTTCTAGGGAGTTTAACAAGGCTGGATCAAGTAGTATAGcaagaataaatgtaaaattctgaGCTTTAAGTTTCAGGCAACGAATGGTAGCTTCACAAGCACAGTATTGTGACACTGTGATGAAATCAACATTCACTGACAGAAAGgttaagagaatttttttaaaaaattggcacctgagctaacatctgttgcccatctttcttcttttcttcttcttcttctccccaaagccccccagtacatagttgtatgttctagttgtagttACTTTCTTAAAAGTACAAGATGAGTCCATTGTGATAAGGCTGCTAAGAAAGTGAATGGGGCTTGGAGACTATAGTCAACAGAGGTGTTGCCTCTAGAAGGGCAGTGACTATCTTGCTCTCCTTTAGTCTGGCCAGAGCACATCTGAGTGTCCAGTTTTGAACCCAGATCTTTGATGACAGATATTAGGAGGATGCAGTCCATACTGAGGAGAGAAGATGATGagttaaaaaagattttttttaactctgaggAAATGTCAAATGCCTTAAAATAGCTCAAGATGTTTGTTCTATATGGCCCTGGAGATTAGGAACTAGGTAAATCCAAAGGATAGAAATTATAgaggcagatgttggctcaggataaggaagctttgtttgtttgtttttaattaaaattgttaaaaagggTCTGGCCTGTGGGGGCATTAACACCTGGTCCTTGGAGGCATTCAGACAGAAGCCAAGTGCCTATTGGTCAGAGAAACTGTAGAAGGGATTCCTACACTGGGAAGATTGAACTCAGTTGCCTTCCAACTCTGGTCCAATGTTCCTCTGATGATaacttttcctgctttttctcagaTGGAGGAACAAGTTCTGAAACGAGTGCGGAGGAAGATTCGAAACAGAAAGTCTGCTCAAGAGAGCCGCAGGAAGAAGAAGGTGTATGTGGGGGGTTTAGAGAACAGGTATAAAAGGGAGAGGGACTTAGGGATGGGGGGACCAAAGGTATTCGAAGTGTTAGGTTTTTGAAGGGAGGATACAGGCCACATCCCCACATCCCTGTTATTCTCCTAGGGTCTTGAAATACACAGCCCAGAATCTGGAGCTACAGAACAGAGTCCAGCTCCTGGAGGAACAGAATCTGTAAGCAACTCTCCAACATCAGTCCCTCCCATTTGACCCTGTCTCACTTTTTCCTCTGCTCCACACTTGATTTCTAACTGGGCAGCTCCCACATGCAAGGTCTAGTGCTTGGCCTTTACTGGGTCTCTGATTCCAAGCAGCTCACAGTAATGGCAAATAAATTCACGAGTAACTAACGATAAGgaccaaggaagagaaaggagaaagagtaagAAAGACCTCATGAGGCAGATGGCATTTAATAGTTGACAGgatttgggggttggggggagtatTCTAGGTATAGAACACAGCATAGTCCAGTCTGACTTGAACCCTAACACCGATGAGTTGAGTCAGAAGGAAGAGAACATAGAATGCCTGGTGAGGATTATGTGCATAGCTGATCGGGCAGTATAGGAACTATTGAAGGTATCTGCAAAGGAATTTAAgtcagggcagggcagagaggtGTTTGTTTTAATGAGGAACTTCAGGCATTTTGtccacagagagaaagaagtcatTTGCAAGAAGAGAGGATCCAGTGCACAGGTGGAGAGGGTGGCCTTAACAAGAAGGTTGCATTGCAGTGCAGGGTGCCAGGCCAGGGGCTGCTCActgttccctctctgcctctaGGTCCCTTTTGCATCACTTGAGGAGACTCCAGGCCATGGTGATTCAGATATCAAAtaagaccagcagcagcagcacatgTGTTCTGGTGAGGATGCCAGTGGGAGGAGTGATCCTCTTCTCAGGTGGCAGGGACAGGGGTGCAATCAAGAGTCCTTCTTCATCATCTTTTTCCTGTGCTCCAGGTCCTACTgttctccttctgtctcctcctcataCCTGCTATGTACTCTTCTGACACAAGGGGGAGCCTGCCAGCTGAGCATAGAGGTGAGAGGCTTGAGGACACCATTAAGGGCTGGTGAGGGGAGAAGCCTGGCCTGCCTCTAAATAGTCTTTGTCTCCTCAGTGTTGTCCCGCCAGCTTCGTGCCCTCCCCAGTGAGGACCCTCAGCAGCTGGAGCTGCCTGCCCTGAGGTCAGAGGCACCAAAGGACAGCTCAGACCACATGCTCCAAGCTCCTGGCAACTCTTGCTGCCTGTTTTACCAGATGCCTCAGGCTCCTGGCATGGAGCCTCCCCTGAAGTTGCCACTCCCTGACCCCTTCTCAAAGTCCCCCTGCCCAGGTCCCATCTTTCCTCTGCACGCAAATCTCACGAGAGGGGGGATGGCTTCCTACTCACAGCCCTGCACCTATCATCTTGCAGGGCCAGTACTCGGGCTAAATGTGAGGATGTGGGGAACCTCAGCGAGAGCCTGGGGCTCCCAGTCTGTgtccaaataaaaaagaatgggagAGGGCTAGACTCAGCTCCTGTTCCGTCAGGAAGCCTAAGCGTTCAAATACACCACACTTACTGGCTTTTGGGGTCTTTTATTTGTACCCATATGTGTCTATCACCCTATGAACGGGCCTGGGGGAATCCACTGACCTCCCTGAAGATTTCATGCGAtgaggggaaggggtgaggaaagaaataaataagtgatCCTGATGCCTTGGGCAATCTCAGTCCCTCTTTACTGGTGcaggtgggtggggagaagggaagggatttGATTGTCCTGGTGGCTCAGGGATGCAGGAGACTtggtgagggagaaggagggaaggccaggctggaggctggaCTGTTAGAGCCTCCCTCTTACAGTTCAGAGAGCTCACTCTAGGCTCAGGTTTGCCATGCCTTCCTTTGGTCCACATGTAGGCCCTGTGCTTAGTCCTGTGCCCTGTTTGGCTGTTGGCCTGGAGGCTTTTttatgctgctgctgctgcagggccAGCTGCATAGCCCAGATGCTCAGTGGCCGCATGTAGGCCAGCGAGCGGAACACCTGCTGCTGGCAGTAGGCCTCAGGAGTCTGGAAGGCCAGGCCCAGGCGCTCCCACACGGTACGGTAGCAGCCTTCTGCTGTCCGGAAGCCCTCCCAAGTCAGGCCCTGTAGGGAGAGATGGCAGTCATATTACTTGACAACTTCTGAATAGCCACTTCagctggagagaaggagacaatagggtctctgccctcagagctCCCAGCTAGTGGGGGAGATAAACTTGACTCCACAGGGAGAAGCCTGAGGGCAGGAGATGGAATGCATGCCATGGAAAAGGGCAAGGCTTTCTAGATGGATCAGGTGGTGTGGGTTAGGCTGTACAGAAGTGTGATAGCTGAGGAAGTTTGCTGGGCCAAGGTATACATGGtagagggatggggaagggaacGCATTACCTCCTGGATCATGGTGGCTGCCAGCCCGTAGACCACACCCACCCAGACTTCATCAGACTGGACACTGGTTCTATCAGGGACACCATGGGGCTGCATCCCATTCACAGCCCCCATGGCCCCTCCTGCAAAGGCCTGGACATTGAGCTCAAAGATAGTCTGGAGAGCACGGACTATGTGTCGGGTAGGAAATACCTAGAGGGGCAAGACAGAAACATGTCTCTTATAGTTGCTTCCCACCTCCAGGGAaagctcctctttctctctggctcttcctAGTCTCTCTCACCTCAGTGTCTCCTTCTCCGAGGCCACAGGCCCTCAGGAACCACTGGCCAGCACACTGGTCAGACATGATGCTACGAGACTGAGGCTGAGAGCTGCAATCATAGTTGTAATAGCGGCCTGGAGTAGAGAAAGGGCAAAGTAAGGCTCCTTGCATCCTGATGGCTGCCTTAAGACTCCTTAGGATCCTCCAACTCACCATTCCACAGCAGTCTCTCATATGCTTCTTGGCCCCGGCTGAGGATGGAAGAAAACCTGTCCTGGACGTCCTGTGCCCCACACAGAGCAGCCATCTGGACCATCACAGCCACAGCTGCCAGCCACAGTCCTCCACAGTAAGCACTGATCAGGGTCATGGGGTTGGGGGTCACACAGGCATTTCCAGCCATTCCCATGCAATATAATTAGCCTTGAGCCCACAATCCCTTGGTGCCCAATTCCCCACCTCAGGTCCCCTGGAAATCCCTACCCCCCAACCTGGGGCCTGTGGTGACCCATCCATCATAGGTCTGATCTGCGTAGCCTCCATTCTCAATGAGTCCATCTTGGTCCTTGTCAAACTTCATTTCAGACTCCATCACAGCCTAGAGAAGGACCAAGATACTGAAGACCTAGGTGCTAAGGAAAGACAACAATAGCCAGCTGGGCTCTCAGTCCTGCCCCTGGCACACTGGCCACTGCACACGCACCCCTTACCAGACACACAGGCCACATGTCTCTCAGGAAGCCCTGGTCACCCGTCAGGTAATAGTCCCGATAAATCTGTAGCACAAACTTCAGGTTCAGGTCCTTCCAGTCAGCAGTGTCATGGATCAAATACGCATTGACCCGGAGCCATGGCTCATCatctgtgggaggggaggggacctggTTCATTTGCATTGGTGGGTAGGGAAGAGGATGCAAAGTTGAGGGAGGAAAGCTGACCTTGAGGTGGAGGGACTTTTACCTGGGTCCCCAATATCATGGGGGATGACATTCCGCTTTTTCACAGGTGCCATCACCCCACTCATCAGGTACCGTCGCCTTGTCAGGTCCTCCCCAAGagtggccagagctgggggagCAGACACACAAAtggagggcaggcctggggtggggcacaGAGCTGTGTGTGTGACCCCAGAGGAGAACTAATAAGCAAGATGCAGATATGTTTGGGGAGAAGGACGAAAGAGACAATGTGAGGGACCACAAAGGTTCAGGGTTATGGGGAGCTAAGAGGACAGAAGGGGCACAAAAGAAACCCTCACCCATGTCATACTGCAGGCTGAGCTCTAGTTTGGGCCAGAGCATGATGAGGGCGAAGGAAGCATAAAAGTGGACATCATATGTGTTGTACATGCGATATT
Above is a genomic segment from Equus przewalskii isolate Varuska chromosome 26, EquPr2, whole genome shotgun sequence containing:
- the CREB3 gene encoding LOW QUALITY PROTEIN: cyclic AMP-responsive element-binding protein 3 (The sequence of the model RefSeq protein was modified relative to this genomic sequence to represent the inferred CDS: inserted 2 bases in 1 codon), with the translated sequence MCNMEVPSDPGNQDLLDFLLEESGDLGAALDEALEASLDWELPPSEVLSDWEGEDFLSSLLSSPESLNVLSSSNPCPVHHDHTYSVPHEHISIDLDNRSYGKEGAQMTALHVEEPAEQPISQEPQEIARLILTDEEKRLLEKEGLTLPGTLPLSKMEEQVLKRVRRKIRNRKSAQESRRKKKVYVGGLENRVLKYTAQNLELQNRVQLLEEQNLSLLHHLRRLQAMVIQISNKTSSSSTCVLVLLFSFCLLLIPAMYSSDTRGSLPAEHRVLSRQLRALPSEDPQQLELPALRSEAPKDSSDHMLQAPGNSCCLFYQMPQAPGMEPPLKLPLPDPFSKSPCPGPIFPLHANLTRXGGWLPTHSPAPIILQGQYSG